The following coding sequences lie in one Klebsiella huaxiensis genomic window:
- the recD gene encoding exodeoxyribonuclease V subunit alpha, which yields MTMDELLLEAAEQRLLRPLDVQFALMVAQGAHPAVKLAAAILSRDAGEGHVCLPISRLEDDELLRGKAAGLREHILELIDTPDDWSKLLLGSEAVSCGERPTPIILCGERLYLNRMWRNELTVARFFNEANQVLDVDEARLASTLDALFPPGDDIDWQKVAAAVALTRRISVISGGPGTGKTTTVAKLLAALIQTHASPRCRIRLAAPTGKAAARLTESLGAALRRLPLTDEQKALVPAEASTLHRLLGAQPGSQRLRYHAGNPLHLDVLVVDEASMIDLPMMSRLIDALPEHGRVIFLGDRDQLASVEAGAVLGDICAWVNAGYTPERAAQLGRLTGQPVPAGESEAAGALRDSLCLLQKSYRFGRHSGIGNLAYAVNSGERSAVRATLRQPFDDITLHPLSTTEEYEAMLIQAQAGYGRFLQLLRERAEPEEMIAAFGEFQLLCALRDGPYGVSGVNEQLEQMLNRKRAITLPRHSRWYEGRPVMISRNDSALGLFNGDIGIALERGDGLRVWFPMPDGSIKSVQPSRLPEHDTAWAMTVHKSQGSEFDHAALILPSRSVPLLTRELVYTAITRAKQQLSIYADEQVLTQAVVARTERRSGLTEIFAGQGHL from the coding sequence ATGACTATGGACGAACTGTTGTTGGAGGCCGCTGAGCAGCGCCTGCTGCGCCCGCTGGATGTCCAGTTTGCGCTGATGGTGGCGCAGGGTGCGCACCCTGCAGTGAAACTGGCCGCCGCGATTCTGAGCCGTGATGCGGGTGAAGGGCACGTCTGCTTGCCGATCTCTCGTCTCGAAGATGATGAGCTGCTGAGAGGAAAAGCGGCGGGCCTGCGCGAGCACATCCTTGAGCTGATAGATACCCCGGATGACTGGTCAAAGCTGCTCCTTGGCTCTGAGGCGGTAAGCTGCGGCGAGCGGCCGACGCCCATAATTCTCTGCGGCGAACGGCTTTACCTCAACCGTATGTGGCGCAATGAATTAACCGTCGCGCGCTTTTTCAACGAAGCCAATCAGGTACTGGATGTTGATGAAGCCCGGTTGGCTTCAACGCTGGATGCGTTGTTTCCGCCAGGGGATGATATTGACTGGCAAAAAGTGGCCGCAGCGGTTGCTCTGACCCGACGGATTTCGGTGATCTCCGGCGGCCCCGGTACCGGAAAAACCACCACCGTCGCCAAACTGTTGGCGGCGCTGATTCAGACGCACGCCAGCCCGCGCTGTCGCATCCGTCTGGCGGCGCCAACCGGCAAAGCCGCGGCTCGCCTGACCGAATCCCTTGGCGCTGCGCTGCGCCGTCTGCCGTTAACGGACGAGCAAAAGGCGTTGGTGCCGGCCGAAGCCAGCACCCTCCATCGCCTGCTCGGCGCTCAGCCGGGGAGTCAGCGGCTGCGCTATCACGCTGGAAACCCGCTGCATCTTGACGTGCTGGTGGTCGATGAAGCCTCAATGATCGACCTGCCGATGATGTCGCGCCTGATTGACGCTCTGCCTGAACATGGGCGGGTCATTTTCCTTGGCGACCGCGATCAGCTGGCCTCGGTAGAAGCCGGGGCGGTACTCGGTGATATTTGTGCCTGGGTAAATGCGGGATATACCCCCGAACGCGCGGCCCAGTTGGGGCGATTAACGGGTCAGCCGGTGCCTGCGGGCGAGAGCGAAGCGGCGGGGGCGCTGCGTGACAGCCTGTGCCTGCTGCAAAAAAGCTACCGTTTTGGTCGCCATTCCGGCATTGGAAATCTGGCTTATGCGGTGAACAGTGGCGAACGTAGCGCAGTACGCGCGACGCTGCGCCAACCATTCGACGACATCACTCTGCATCCGCTGAGTACCACCGAAGAGTACGAGGCGATGCTCATCCAGGCGCAGGCAGGCTATGGTCGTTTCCTGCAGTTGCTGCGCGAAAGAGCCGAACCCGAAGAGATGATTGCCGCATTCGGTGAGTTCCAGTTGCTGTGCGCGCTGCGCGATGGTCCCTACGGCGTTAGCGGCGTGAATGAACAGCTGGAGCAGATGCTAAATCGCAAGCGGGCGATTACCCTGCCGCGCCATTCACGCTGGTATGAAGGGCGTCCGGTGATGATCTCCCGCAACGATAGCGCGCTGGGGCTGTTTAATGGCGATATCGGCATTGCGCTGGAAAGAGGTGACGGCCTGCGCGTCTGGTTCCCGATGCCCGATGGCAGCATCAAGTCGGTACAACCGAGCCGCTTGCCGGAGCACGATACCGCCTGGGCGATGACGGTGCACAAATCGCAAGGGTCGGAGTTCGATCACGCGGCGCTGATCCTGCCTTCCCGCAGCGTGCCGCTGTTGACACGTGAACTGGTTTACACCGCCATTACTCGCGCCAAACAGCAGCTGTCGATTTATGCCGATGAGCAAGTGCTGACTCAGGCGGTTGTCGCACGTACCGAACGCCGCAGCGGGCTGACGGAGATCTTTGCGGGGCAGGGACATCTCTGA